In Vibrio alginolyticus NBRC 15630 = ATCC 17749, one genomic interval encodes:
- a CDS encoding putative bifunctional diguanylate cyclase/phosphodiesterase, which produces MGQVQISFHKIDEILKLNGTAQLNRVTLDIHQHLQSHCTCVVEVAHLQHSAHTISFASNGKITDNLSYHLSGTPCEKVAKDIGEHIFYQDQVYKRFPEDQMFQEDGIQAYIGLPLKTQNGEVLGILLSTFTRSIHAKEAQDILDFHRFYANVIIHSLREKWVSERSDKLLNQLSYEVSHDNLTGLLNRSCLADTLETLTQQATRPFSLAYLDIDNFKSINDINGNYIGDQIIKFTANAIQQSLSSPNNAFRVAGDEFAFITYDEDPVAVCQEVLDKIESGYSDKSNRISFTVSIGIARAPVHMLNSDELILNASLALKDCKKHRDTRIQHYDTHLSALYHRRTQLIEAMRIQLSTDIQDSDELYVVVQPIVDITSDRWNYFEILTRWNSNIYGNISPAEFIEAAEQSGLIIELGERIIELACIAKQELEANLGYKVKLSINCSAYELVDSNRYINHLTNMVEKYQHEAKDFVIELTETVLLSQSGREQMVLNSLRYLGFKVALDDFGTGYSSLNYIHNYPIDSIKIDATFVQNMLSNTTSEQVVFLIAQLAELLDVDLIAEGVEDDRALQKLIEMGCHYIQGYFYSRPHSVEEIVHLINEREVRSA; this is translated from the coding sequence ATGGGTCAGGTACAAATCAGTTTCCACAAAATTGATGAGATATTGAAGCTAAACGGCACGGCTCAGCTAAACCGAGTCACGTTAGATATTCATCAACACTTGCAGAGCCATTGCACTTGCGTTGTAGAAGTTGCGCATCTTCAGCATTCGGCTCATACCATTTCCTTCGCCAGCAATGGAAAAATTACAGACAACCTAAGCTACCACCTTTCAGGCACCCCCTGTGAAAAAGTGGCGAAAGACATTGGCGAACATATTTTCTATCAAGACCAGGTATACAAGCGTTTTCCTGAAGATCAGATGTTTCAAGAAGATGGCATTCAAGCTTACATTGGCCTGCCATTGAAGACACAAAATGGCGAAGTTCTGGGAATTTTACTGTCTACCTTTACCCGAAGCATCCACGCGAAAGAAGCGCAAGATATCCTCGACTTCCACCGATTTTATGCCAATGTCATTATTCATAGCTTACGTGAAAAGTGGGTCAGTGAACGTTCAGATAAGCTTCTTAATCAGCTTAGCTATGAGGTATCGCATGATAACCTAACTGGACTGCTCAACCGTAGCTGTTTAGCTGATACCTTGGAGACATTAACGCAGCAAGCGACTCGTCCATTCAGTTTGGCGTATCTTGATATCGATAATTTCAAATCGATCAATGATATCAACGGAAACTATATCGGCGACCAAATCATTAAGTTCACAGCTAACGCCATTCAACAGAGTTTGTCGTCGCCAAACAATGCGTTCCGTGTCGCAGGAGATGAATTCGCCTTCATCACGTACGACGAAGATCCTGTAGCCGTGTGTCAGGAAGTACTCGACAAAATTGAAAGTGGCTACAGCGACAAATCTAACCGGATTTCTTTCACCGTTAGTATTGGCATTGCGCGTGCCCCAGTACATATGTTGAACAGCGATGAGCTGATTTTGAATGCCAGTCTCGCTCTCAAAGATTGTAAAAAACACCGCGATACACGGATTCAGCATTACGACACACACCTTAGTGCGTTATACCACCGTAGGACGCAGCTTATTGAGGCAATGCGAATCCAGCTAAGTACTGATATACAAGACAGCGATGAGTTGTATGTAGTGGTTCAACCGATCGTCGATATCACGAGCGACCGCTGGAATTACTTTGAAATTTTGACTCGTTGGAATAGCAATATCTATGGAAATATCTCTCCAGCGGAGTTCATTGAAGCTGCCGAACAATCAGGCCTGATTATCGAGTTAGGAGAACGGATTATTGAACTCGCGTGTATCGCAAAGCAAGAACTCGAAGCGAACCTAGGCTATAAAGTCAAACTCTCCATCAATTGCTCAGCGTATGAGTTGGTTGATTCCAACCGTTATATTAATCACTTAACCAACATGGTTGAAAAGTATCAGCACGAAGCAAAAGACTTTGTTATAGAGCTCACCGAGACCGTCTTACTCTCACAAAGTGGCCGTGAACAGATGGTACTTAACTCGTTGCGATACTTGGGTTTTAAAGTCGCACTGGATGATTTTGGTACGGGATACTCAAGCTTGAACTATATACACAATTATCCGATTGATAGCATCAAAATCGATGCTACCTTTGTGCAGAACATGCTCTCAAATACAACCTCTGAACAAGTAGTGTTTTTGATAGCGCAATTGGCAGAGCTGCTCGATGTGGATTTGATTGCCGAAGGCGTAGAAGACGATAGAGCACTACAAAAGTTAATTGAAATGGGCTGCCACTACATCCAAGGTTATTTTTACTCTCGTCCACACAGTGTTGAAGAAATCGTACACCTGATAAATGAACGTGAAGTACGGAGTGCCTAA